A genomic region of Christiangramia sp. OXR-203 contains the following coding sequences:
- a CDS encoding Ku protein, which translates to MRSIWNGSISFGLVSIPVKLYSGSEDRRIDLDMLDKNDHARIRYKRINEDTGKEVEWKDIVKGYKKDDGYVILEKEDFDQANMKKTKTIDIEEFIDEDEVADVLFKKPYFLEPQKEGGKSYNLLLQALKKTGKLGVATFVMRQKEHLSLVGIYRDALVLHVIRFEDEIRNPGELKLTKTKVKAKEVDMAVSLIEQYTSDFDFKKYKDIYNDQLMKIIESKATGKKPKVEDYDSEPTQADDLMAKLKASLEKKKSKAS; encoded by the coding sequence ATGCGCTCAATCTGGAATGGTTCAATAAGTTTTGGTCTGGTTTCAATTCCCGTGAAACTTTATTCGGGTTCTGAAGACAGGCGAATAGACCTGGATATGCTCGATAAAAATGATCATGCCCGTATTCGCTATAAACGTATTAATGAGGATACCGGCAAAGAGGTGGAATGGAAGGATATTGTAAAAGGTTATAAAAAGGATGACGGCTATGTTATTCTGGAAAAAGAGGATTTTGACCAGGCGAACATGAAAAAGACTAAAACTATCGATATCGAAGAATTTATCGATGAGGATGAGGTAGCCGATGTGTTGTTTAAAAAGCCCTACTTCCTGGAACCACAAAAAGAAGGGGGTAAATCCTATAATTTACTGCTGCAGGCATTAAAAAAGACAGGAAAACTGGGTGTGGCCACATTCGTGATGCGACAAAAGGAGCATTTATCTCTTGTAGGTATTTACAGGGATGCACTGGTGTTACATGTGATTAGATTTGAAGATGAGATTAGGAATCCCGGAGAACTGAAGCTTACCAAAACCAAGGTAAAGGCCAAGGAGGTAGATATGGCGGTTTCACTCATCGAACAGTATACTTCTGACTTTGATTTTAAAAAATATAAGGATATTTATAATGACCAGTTAATGAAGATCATAGAATCCAAAGCGACTGGTAAAAAGCCTAAAGTTGAAGATTACGATTCAGAACCCACGCAGGCAGACGATCTTATGGCTAAACTGAAGGCCAGTCTTGAAAAGAAAAAGTCAAAGGCCAGCTAA
- the ligD gene encoding DNA ligase D, producing MSLTEYNKKRDFTQTSEPKGDLENENLHRFVIQRHRASRLHYDLRLEVGGVLKSWAVPKGPSMNPDDKRLAIETEDHPVKYLHFEGSIPKGNYGAGKMRIWDTGTFESVGDSGAEEALKKGDLKVKFHGDKLIGTFALIRTRRQDGQQHWLLIKKKDDHSVTSNYDAEDYAPQGIVKSLNDSDVIKPMLATAADGIFSKAGWIYELKWDGYRVLASISQGNVNLYSRNGINYNNKFSKLAQDLDNIPHDVILDGEVVILDEQGKPQFQQLQNYDSTSPADLRFYVFDILFLNGHSTLDLGLLERKSLLPDILEGLEMTYYCEHVESMADAFYKKAIKNGMEGVIAKKADSVYTPGYRSEKWLKIKGTRSEEALICGYTDSKGSVFGSLILGMYREGKLQYVGNCGTGFSSAVQQELLQKMQGLETQKSPFGHIINLKGRIPNWVKPELVCEIKFSEWTESGRMRHPVYKGLREDKSLSDEKTANKSSQKSSKASSNALDINGRTVNVTNLDKIYWPGEGFRKYDLIDYYIQVSEYMIPFLKDRPQNLHRHPNGIEKEGFYQKDNEGLLDSWIETLKVWSTSSKRDIKYLLCQDEASLIYMANLGCIEINPWNSRKNSLDQPDYVVIDLDPSEKNTFEEVIEVAQVTKEILESANIVAYCKTSGSSGIHIYIPLGAKYSYEEGREFTKLICYYVLERTKGLTSMDRAVKNRKNKIYLDYLQNRRGQTLAAPYCARPKPGAPVSAPLHWNELKSGLKIKDFNIKNMPARIVENPNLFNGVLGEGLDMAKALEALNRL from the coding sequence ATGTCTTTAACGGAATACAATAAAAAACGTGATTTTACTCAAACCTCTGAACCTAAGGGAGATCTTGAAAATGAGAATCTCCATAGGTTCGTTATTCAGCGTCATCGTGCTTCAAGATTGCATTATGATTTGAGACTTGAGGTTGGTGGTGTTCTTAAAAGCTGGGCCGTTCCTAAAGGCCCTTCCATGAACCCCGACGATAAGAGGCTGGCTATTGAAACTGAAGATCACCCGGTAAAGTATCTACACTTTGAAGGTTCCATCCCAAAGGGTAATTATGGAGCTGGTAAAATGCGGATCTGGGATACCGGTACATTTGAATCGGTAGGAGATTCTGGAGCTGAGGAGGCATTAAAAAAGGGTGATTTGAAAGTGAAATTTCATGGTGATAAGCTTATAGGAACATTTGCCCTTATTAGAACAAGAAGGCAGGATGGACAGCAACACTGGTTGCTTATAAAGAAGAAAGACGATCATTCGGTAACTTCAAATTACGACGCAGAAGATTATGCTCCGCAAGGAATCGTAAAAAGCTTAAACGATTCTGATGTCATAAAGCCTATGCTGGCAACTGCAGCCGATGGAATCTTTAGTAAAGCCGGGTGGATCTACGAGTTAAAATGGGATGGCTACAGAGTTCTTGCAAGTATCAGCCAAGGTAATGTGAACCTGTATTCCCGGAATGGTATAAATTATAATAATAAGTTTTCAAAGCTCGCTCAGGACCTGGATAACATCCCGCATGATGTGATACTCGATGGGGAAGTGGTAATTCTGGATGAGCAGGGAAAACCACAGTTTCAACAACTGCAGAATTACGACAGTACTTCTCCGGCAGATCTTCGTTTTTATGTTTTTGACATACTTTTTCTAAATGGACACAGTACACTGGACTTAGGCCTGCTCGAGCGTAAAAGTCTGCTTCCTGATATTCTGGAAGGATTGGAGATGACCTATTACTGTGAGCATGTTGAGAGTATGGCAGATGCATTTTACAAGAAAGCTATCAAAAATGGTATGGAGGGAGTGATCGCAAAAAAAGCAGATTCGGTATATACTCCAGGTTATCGTAGTGAGAAATGGTTAAAAATAAAAGGAACAAGATCTGAAGAAGCTTTGATCTGTGGTTATACAGATTCAAAAGGATCCGTTTTCGGATCGTTGATACTCGGGATGTACAGAGAAGGTAAATTACAATACGTAGGTAATTGCGGAACAGGATTTTCATCTGCGGTACAACAGGAATTACTTCAGAAAATGCAGGGACTTGAAACTCAAAAGTCACCTTTCGGACATATAATAAACCTCAAAGGCAGAATACCAAATTGGGTAAAACCGGAACTTGTATGCGAGATCAAATTTTCAGAATGGACAGAGAGTGGTAGAATGCGTCATCCTGTGTACAAAGGTTTAAGAGAAGACAAATCTTTAAGTGATGAGAAAACCGCTAATAAATCATCTCAGAAATCTTCAAAGGCTAGTTCCAATGCCTTAGACATAAATGGCAGAACAGTTAATGTTACGAATCTTGATAAGATCTATTGGCCGGGAGAAGGTTTCAGGAAGTATGATCTCATCGATTATTACATACAGGTTTCAGAATATATGATCCCGTTTCTAAAAGATCGTCCACAAAATCTCCACAGGCACCCAAATGGTATCGAGAAGGAAGGTTTTTACCAGAAAGACAATGAAGGTTTGCTGGATTCCTGGATCGAAACTTTAAAGGTTTGGTCTACTTCTTCAAAAAGAGATATTAAGTACCTTCTCTGCCAGGACGAGGCTAGTTTGATTTATATGGCGAACCTGGGTTGTATTGAGATCAATCCCTGGAATAGCAGGAAAAACTCATTGGACCAACCAGATTATGTAGTCATTGATCTGGATCCTTCAGAAAAAAATACATTTGAGGAAGTAATTGAAGTTGCGCAGGTAACAAAGGAAATTTTAGAGTCGGCAAACATCGTAGCTTATTGCAAGACATCAGGATCTTCGGGGATTCATATTTATATCCCACTTGGTGCGAAATATTCTTACGAAGAAGGTCGGGAATTTACAAAACTCATCTGTTATTATGTTCTCGAGCGAACCAAAGGTCTTACCAGTATGGATCGGGCTGTAAAGAATCGCAAAAATAAGATCTATCTGGATTATTTGCAGAATAGAAGGGGACAAACACTGGCTGCTCCTTACTGTGCGAGACCTAAACCTGGTGCTCCGGTATCTGCTCCTCTACACTGGAACGAATTGAAGTCCGGTTTGAAAATCAAAGATTTTAATATTAAGAATATGCCTGCAAGAATTGTTGAGAATCCCAATCTTTTCAATGGGGTATTGGGTGAAGGTTTAGATATGGCAAAGGCGTTGGAAGCCCTAAACCGACTTTAA
- a CDS encoding App1 family protein: protein MIKRFKKLLGRYRNLDQIHIVPYRSYGTYSHLYVFGRVLDNEPLNIVKEQSIFRTIKNTYKQFDSFEIPDAEMELVVPGKVNLRTTTNDEGYFLFDKTFDENLSEYASNEGWIDYVVRYCEKVEPRTDELENPKRGEFLIPQHDAEFGVISDIDDTILHTGVTSFLKWRLLKNSLLTNAYKRIPLKGAPSLYQKLHEGTSGKFRNPMFYLSNSPWNMYEYLKLFLDHNNFPKGPMLLRDLRTPFESTIKPEKPHKQKEITNILKTYPDLKFILIGDSGEHDASIYTDIAAQYSDRIMAIYLRSVKHKKQMQRVQSIIDNFDTVPVLMVMSSEEAEEHARENGFIK, encoded by the coding sequence ATGATCAAACGTTTTAAAAAACTACTAGGCAGATATAGAAATCTCGATCAAATTCATATCGTGCCTTATAGAAGTTATGGTACTTATTCGCATTTATATGTCTTTGGACGGGTTTTAGATAATGAACCATTGAATATCGTCAAGGAACAGTCCATTTTTCGGACTATCAAGAATACTTATAAGCAGTTCGATAGCTTTGAAATTCCTGATGCCGAGATGGAGCTGGTGGTTCCTGGAAAAGTAAATTTGAGAACGACTACCAATGATGAAGGCTACTTTCTTTTCGATAAGACTTTTGATGAAAATTTATCTGAATATGCGTCCAATGAAGGTTGGATAGATTATGTGGTTCGATACTGTGAAAAGGTAGAACCTAGAACAGATGAACTGGAGAATCCAAAACGTGGGGAATTTCTTATTCCGCAGCATGATGCCGAATTCGGAGTCATAAGTGATATTGATGATACAATCCTGCATACCGGAGTTACTTCTTTTTTAAAATGGCGGCTTCTGAAGAATTCATTGCTTACAAATGCTTACAAGAGAATCCCATTAAAAGGAGCTCCGAGTCTTTACCAGAAATTACACGAGGGAACCAGTGGTAAGTTTAGAAATCCCATGTTTTACCTAAGTAACAGTCCCTGGAACATGTATGAATATCTCAAATTGTTCCTGGATCACAATAATTTCCCAAAGGGCCCCATGTTGTTACGTGATCTTCGAACTCCTTTCGAAAGTACTATAAAACCTGAAAAACCTCATAAGCAAAAAGAGATCACCAATATCTTGAAAACCTATCCAGATCTTAAATTTATCCTTATTGGTGATAGTGGTGAACATGATGCGAGTATTTATACAGATATTGCGGCTCAGTATTCAGACCGAATAATGGCGATCTATCTAAGAAGTGTAAAACATAAAAAGCAAATGCAACGAGTGCAAAGTATCATCGATAATTTTGATACAGTACCGGTGCTAATGGTCATGAGTAGTGAGGAAGCTGAAGAACACGCCCGCGAAAATGGTTTTATAAAATAG
- a CDS encoding inorganic diphosphatase, giving the protein MSNTFDVLIEIPKGSRNKYEYDFKLKKVRYDRMIFSSMMYPADYGFIPNTLALDEDPLDVLVLVSEPTFPGIVMEVKPIGVFHMADEKGPDEKIICVPVSDPIWNRLNDLKELNGHMLKEIEHFFKVYKDLEKKKVDTGDFGDADEAREIIRQCIERYENYDGDKSRFGI; this is encoded by the coding sequence ATGTCGAATACTTTTGATGTATTGATCGAGATCCCAAAGGGAAGCCGAAATAAATACGAATACGATTTCAAACTTAAAAAAGTACGTTACGACAGGATGATCTTCTCTTCGATGATGTATCCTGCAGATTATGGTTTTATTCCTAACACCCTTGCATTGGATGAAGATCCTCTTGATGTTTTGGTATTGGTTTCTGAACCTACCTTTCCAGGAATCGTGATGGAAGTGAAGCCTATTGGTGTGTTCCATATGGCAGATGAAAAAGGACCGGATGAGAAGATCATCTGTGTACCGGTATCAGATCCTATCTGGAATAGATTGAACGATCTTAAAGAATTGAATGGTCATATGCTTAAAGAGATCGAACATTTCTTCAAGGTGTATAAAGATCTTGAGAAGAAAAAGGTAGATACAGGAGATTTTGGAGATGCAGACGAAGCTCGTGAGATCATTAGACAGTGTATCGAACGTTATGAGAACTATGACGGTGATAAATCCAGATTCGGAATATAA
- a CDS encoding DUF5686 and carboxypeptidase-like regulatory domain-containing protein gives MNKYTYLLILFLLPVFSLIAQTKAGGIVTDDTGATVPFANVVFANSTSGTTTNEVGEFYLQSDDNYDTLVFSFIGYKTKKIALKSRVNLNMDVKLEQEASSLDEVVIYRGKTSKKNNPAIDILKKVWANRRSNGVNAFDQYSYKEYEKLEFDLNTIDSAVVESRIFNGMEFIFDYADTNTVTGKTYLPMFINESVTQVYGDNKINEEKKVLLGNKNSGFNQNRNLIDFVKDIYDDYDIYKNYLKFFDKSFVSPISTTGIDTYNYVLSDSAYIDNKWCYNIVYYPRRENELTFKGDFWVNDTTWAVKNINLETTKDVNINWIKQVYIEQDFEVLNDSVFLIEKDFFMADFGINKKKTSQGVYAKRTMLYDEYEFNKERGSSFYNQPVYNPQSQAYNRSDEFWSENRLEQLNDDEEGIYVMLDSLTKTKAFNRLYDIATIAQSGYVEFDGWDYGPVYSTFGFNDVEGIRTRFGGRTYFGQNDPWRIEAYGAYGFKDHKFKYGVSAKVLLDYKMRLILSGGNRRDVEQLGTSLTNSTDVLGRSLASSSLLNVGDTDKLSSINLSVFSVQLEPVKNLTLRFGANYRILQPASEGFSLDYYVDDTRTITDSEINQTELSTIITWTPGRKTSGFGVERNVVNEEDFPTLFLNYSLGVKEVFNSDFDYKKLQFFYNQPLLIGGFGRSNISLEAGKTFDAVPLGLLSVVPGNQTYFSMYNSFPTLDFYEFVTDSYSAIHIDHNFNGRLFSRIPLLRELNLRELVGFRAVYGDISQASKDLDASGLPLVAPNNDPFYEYSLGIGNILKVMRFDVHFRGNYFDNPDARSLAFTIDFGFHF, from the coding sequence ATGAACAAATACACCTACCTTTTAATACTTTTTCTCCTTCCAGTTTTCAGTCTAATCGCTCAAACAAAAGCAGGGGGAATTGTTACCGATGACACCGGAGCTACTGTACCTTTTGCGAATGTAGTTTTCGCAAATTCTACTTCAGGAACGACTACCAATGAAGTTGGTGAGTTTTACCTTCAGTCAGATGATAATTATGATACCCTTGTGTTTTCTTTTATTGGCTACAAAACCAAAAAGATCGCTTTAAAATCCAGGGTCAATCTAAACATGGATGTGAAGCTGGAGCAGGAAGCTTCCAGTCTTGATGAAGTAGTTATCTATCGCGGGAAAACCTCGAAGAAGAACAACCCGGCAATTGATATCTTAAAGAAAGTTTGGGCAAACCGCCGAAGCAACGGCGTTAATGCTTTCGACCAGTATAGTTATAAGGAATACGAAAAACTGGAATTTGATCTCAATACCATAGATAGTGCTGTTGTAGAAAGCAGGATCTTTAATGGAATGGAGTTTATTTTCGATTATGCAGATACCAATACAGTGACCGGGAAAACTTATCTGCCTATGTTCATTAACGAATCGGTAACCCAGGTTTATGGAGATAACAAGATCAACGAGGAGAAAAAAGTTTTACTTGGAAACAAGAATTCCGGATTCAACCAGAACAGGAACCTGATTGATTTTGTGAAGGATATTTATGATGATTACGATATCTATAAAAACTATCTCAAGTTCTTCGACAAATCATTTGTAAGTCCCATCTCGACTACGGGGATCGATACCTACAATTATGTGTTGTCAGATAGCGCTTATATCGACAATAAGTGGTGCTATAATATCGTCTATTATCCACGCCGTGAGAATGAACTAACCTTTAAAGGGGATTTCTGGGTGAATGATACGACCTGGGCAGTTAAGAACATTAATCTCGAAACTACCAAGGATGTAAATATCAACTGGATCAAGCAGGTTTATATCGAACAGGATTTTGAAGTTCTGAATGACTCTGTTTTTCTTATTGAGAAAGATTTCTTTATGGCCGACTTCGGAATAAACAAAAAGAAAACTTCTCAGGGAGTTTATGCGAAACGAACCATGCTTTACGATGAGTATGAGTTTAATAAAGAACGGGGATCAAGTTTTTATAATCAACCAGTTTATAATCCTCAATCTCAGGCTTATAATAGAAGTGACGAGTTCTGGAGTGAAAACAGGCTTGAACAGTTAAACGATGATGAAGAAGGAATCTATGTAATGCTGGATAGTCTTACGAAGACAAAGGCTTTCAACCGGTTGTATGATATAGCCACGATTGCACAGTCAGGTTACGTAGAGTTTGATGGATGGGATTATGGTCCTGTTTATTCTACTTTCGGGTTTAATGATGTGGAAGGAATACGAACGCGCTTTGGTGGAAGAACCTATTTTGGACAGAATGATCCATGGAGAATTGAAGCTTATGGAGCTTATGGATTTAAAGACCATAAATTCAAGTATGGAGTATCAGCAAAAGTGCTGCTGGATTACAAAATGCGACTTATCCTAAGTGGTGGAAACCGTAGGGACGTAGAGCAATTAGGAACCAGTCTTACGAATTCTACAGATGTTCTGGGAAGGAGTCTTGCATCTTCATCGCTTCTCAATGTTGGAGATACAGATAAATTGAGTTCGATCAATTTGAGTGTTTTTTCCGTACAACTCGAACCGGTAAAAAACCTTACCTTAAGATTTGGAGCTAATTACAGAATATTACAACCAGCATCTGAAGGTTTTAGTCTTGATTATTATGTAGACGACACGCGTACGATCACCGATAGTGAGATCAACCAAACCGAACTTTCTACGATCATTACCTGGACACCGGGTAGAAAAACTTCGGGCTTCGGAGTGGAGCGTAATGTGGTGAATGAAGAGGATTTTCCAACTTTATTTTTAAACTACAGTCTAGGAGTTAAAGAAGTTTTTAATAGTGATTTTGATTATAAGAAACTTCAGTTCTTTTATAATCAACCATTGTTAATTGGTGGTTTTGGTAGATCTAATATCAGCCTGGAAGCTGGGAAGACATTTGACGCTGTACCATTAGGATTGCTGAGTGTAGTTCCGGGAAACCAGACTTATTTTAGTATGTATAATTCATTTCCAACACTGGATTTCTACGAATTTGTGACAGATAGTTATTCAGCTATTCATATAGATCACAACTTCAATGGAAGACTATTTTCTAGAATTCCGTTGCTAAGAGAGTTGAACCTGCGGGAATTGGTAGGATTTCGAGCGGTCTATGGAGATATTTCACAAGCAAGTAAAGATCTAGATGCTTCCGGTTTACCGTTGGTAGCTCCAAATAATGATCCGTTTTACGAGTATAGTCTGGGTATTGGAAATATTTTAAAAGTAATGCGATTTGATGTGCATTTCCGAGGAAATTACTTCGATAATCCTGATGCAAGGAGTCTTGCGTTTACAATAGATTTCGGATTTCACTTTTAG
- a CDS encoding pyruvate dehydrogenase complex E1 component subunit beta translates to MRTIQFREAIAEAMSEEMRRDDSIYLMGEEVAEYNGAYKASKGMLDEFGPDRVIDTPIAELGFSGIGVGSAMNGNRPIIEFMTFNFSLVGIDQIINNAAKMRQMSGGQFNIPIVFRGPTGSAGQLGATHSQAFESWYANTPGLKVIVPSNPYDAKGLLKAAIRDDDPVIFMESEQMYGDKGEVPEDEYVIEIGKADIKREGSDVTIVSFGKIIKEAYKAAETLAEEDISCEIIDLRTIRPLDIDIILESVKKTNRLVILEESWPFGNISTEISYQVQSKAFDFLDAPIIKINTADTPAPYSPVLLKEWLPNSEDVVKAVKKVMYK, encoded by the coding sequence ATGAGGACAATTCAATTTAGAGAAGCTATTGCTGAGGCGATGAGCGAAGAAATGCGTCGCGACGACAGTATCTATTTAATGGGTGAAGAAGTTGCTGAATACAATGGTGCCTATAAAGCTTCCAAAGGTATGCTTGACGAATTTGGTCCGGATAGAGTTATAGATACACCAATCGCTGAACTTGGATTTTCTGGAATAGGAGTTGGTTCTGCCATGAACGGTAACCGTCCTATCATTGAATTCATGACCTTTAACTTCTCACTTGTAGGGATTGATCAAATTATCAATAACGCTGCAAAAATGCGCCAGATGAGTGGCGGGCAATTTAATATTCCAATTGTATTTCGTGGACCAACAGGATCTGCAGGTCAATTGGGAGCAACTCACTCACAGGCTTTCGAAAGCTGGTACGCAAACACACCAGGCCTTAAAGTGATCGTTCCATCTAACCCGTATGACGCTAAAGGATTATTGAAAGCTGCGATTCGTGATGATGATCCGGTGATCTTTATGGAGAGTGAGCAAATGTATGGAGACAAGGGTGAAGTTCCTGAAGATGAATATGTTATTGAAATTGGTAAAGCCGATATCAAGCGTGAAGGTTCTGATGTAACTATTGTTTCCTTCGGAAAAATAATCAAAGAAGCTTATAAGGCAGCTGAAACTTTAGCTGAAGAAGATATTTCATGTGAGATCATTGATCTTAGAACGATTCGTCCTTTAGATATAGATATCATCCTTGAATCAGTTAAGAAAACCAACCGTCTAGTGATCCTTGAGGAATCATGGCCTTTTGGAAATATTTCTACGGAAATTTCTTATCAGGTACAATCTAAAGCATTCGATTTTCTGGATGCTCCAATTATAAAGATCAATACAGCAGATACTCCTGCACCTTATTCACCTGTTCTTCTGAAAGAATGGTTGCCAAATAGTGAGGATGTTGTTAAAGCTGTGAAAAAGGTCATGTACAAGTAA
- a CDS encoding Rho termination factor N-terminal domain-containing protein, which yields MSKDHGPSIKNDEQYEKLRKEGMSKEKAARIANTSNSGEKGGKAENYEERTKEELYEQAKKVGIDGRSDMSKDELIKALRNH from the coding sequence ATGTCAAAAGATCACGGACCCAGTATTAAAAATGATGAGCAGTACGAGAAATTGCGCAAGGAAGGAATGAGCAAGGAAAAAGCGGCGAGGATCGCCAATACGTCCAATTCCGGAGAGAAAGGTGGTAAAGCCGAAAATTACGAAGAGAGAACAAAAGAGGAACTCTACGAGCAGGCGAAAAAAGTAGGCATCGATGGACGAAGTGATATGTCTAAAGATGAATTGATTAAAGCACTAAGAAACCACTAA
- a CDS encoding sodium-translocating pyrophosphatase: MESIMIYLPAVLAIIGLIFMWVKRSWVMKQDSGDGKMKEISAHIYEGALAFLKAEYKLLTLFVIGASIALAAIAYFVPTTHYLIIVAFIFGAIFSAFAGNIGMKIATQTNVRTTQAARTSLPEALNISFGGGTVMGLGVAGLAVLGLTGFFIFFFHYFMGGEWTNTQQMTVVLETLAGFSLGAESIALFARVGGGIYTKAADVGADLVGKVEAGIPEDDPRNPATIADNVGDNVGDVAGMGADLFGSYVATVLAAMVLGNYIIEDMGGDITSEGFGGIGPILLPMAIAGVGIIISIIGTLLVRISSNSAKESEVQKALNIGNWVSILLVAVSCYFLVNWMLPANTMTMGFFIGGEEGFEMINISSMRVFYATLVGLVVGGAISSVTEYYTGLGKKPILKIVQQSSTGAGTNIIAGLATGMISTFPSILLFAGAIWASYAFAGFYGVALAASAMMATTAMQLAIDAFGPIADNAGGIAEMSEQEPIVRERTDILDSVGNTTAATGKGFAIASAALTSLALFAAYVTFTGIEGINIFKAPVLAMLFVGGMIPVVFSALAMNAVGKAAMEMVQEVRRQFKDIPGIMEGTAKPEYDKCVAISTEASLREMMLPGMLTIGFPLVIAFLPMIFGMDNLAIAEMLGGYMAGVTVSGVLWAIFQNNAGGAWDNAKKSFEAGVMINGEMTYKGSDAHKAAVTGDTVGDPFKDTSGPSMNILIKLTCLIGLVIAPILGGHTDADIPNQEETVEVISLEGSVISKEISLEKNDLEDLVTARVVVTSSLNGNETSDTYEFEGTSLEVQKKIDAL, from the coding sequence ATGGAATCAATAATGATCTACCTGCCAGCGGTGCTGGCAATCATCGGACTCATCTTTATGTGGGTCAAAAGATCCTGGGTGATGAAACAGGACTCCGGAGACGGAAAAATGAAAGAAATTTCAGCACATATCTATGAAGGAGCTCTTGCCTTCTTAAAAGCAGAATACAAATTATTGACTCTCTTTGTGATTGGAGCCAGCATTGCACTGGCCGCAATTGCATACTTCGTTCCAACCACCCATTATCTCATCATCGTTGCCTTTATTTTCGGTGCGATATTCTCAGCATTTGCTGGAAATATCGGGATGAAGATCGCTACGCAAACTAACGTAAGAACTACGCAGGCGGCAAGAACCAGCCTGCCGGAAGCATTAAATATCTCTTTTGGAGGTGGAACAGTGATGGGACTTGGAGTTGCTGGTCTCGCAGTTCTTGGTCTTACCGGCTTCTTTATATTCTTCTTTCATTATTTTATGGGAGGAGAGTGGACCAATACTCAGCAAATGACCGTGGTTCTGGAGACCCTTGCTGGTTTTTCTCTCGGTGCCGAATCTATAGCACTCTTCGCGAGAGTAGGAGGAGGGATTTATACCAAAGCTGCAGATGTTGGAGCTGATCTCGTTGGTAAAGTTGAAGCAGGTATCCCTGAAGATGACCCTAGAAACCCTGCGACCATTGCAGATAATGTTGGAGACAATGTAGGTGACGTTGCCGGAATGGGAGCCGATCTTTTTGGAAGTTACGTGGCCACAGTGCTGGCAGCAATGGTGCTTGGAAATTATATAATCGAGGATATGGGAGGTGATATCACCAGCGAAGGCTTTGGTGGTATTGGACCAATTTTGTTGCCAATGGCAATCGCCGGTGTTGGAATAATCATTTCCATAATCGGGACATTATTAGTAAGAATTTCTTCAAATTCGGCTAAAGAATCGGAAGTTCAGAAAGCTTTAAATATTGGGAACTGGGTTTCGATCTTACTGGTCGCGGTTTCCTGTTATTTTCTGGTAAACTGGATGCTACCTGCGAATACCATGACGATGGGATTCTTTATAGGTGGAGAGGAAGGATTTGAAATGATTAACATAAGTTCCATGCGCGTATTTTACGCAACGCTGGTTGGTCTGGTTGTAGGTGGAGCGATTTCTTCAGTTACCGAATATTATACAGGGCTGGGGAAAAAACCAATTCTCAAGATCGTTCAGCAATCAAGTACTGGAGCTGGAACAAATATAATTGCAGGTTTGGCGACCGGTATGATCTCTACCTTTCCTTCAATTTTATTATTCGCCGGTGCGATCTGGGCGTCTTATGCTTTCGCAGGATTTTACGGAGTTGCATTGGCAGCTTCAGCAATGATGGCAACTACAGCTATGCAGCTGGCGATCGATGCCTTTGGACCTATAGCAGACAATGCTGGAGGTATTGCTGAAATGAGTGAGCAGGAGCCAATAGTAAGAGAAAGAACAGATATTCTGGATTCTGTAGGAAATACGACCGCAGCCACAGGAAAAGGTTTTGCAATTGCATCTGCTGCTTTAACTTCTTTAGCTCTCTTTGCCGCCTATGTAACCTTTACAGGGATTGAAGGAATTAATATTTTCAAAGCTCCTGTTCTGGCGATGCTTTTTGTTGGTGGGATGATTCCCGTGGTTTTCTCTGCTTTGGCAATGAATGCGGTGGGTAAAGCCGCGATGGAAATGGTGCAGGAAGTACGAAGACAATTCAAGGATATTCCGGGAATTATGGAGGGAACGGCGAAACCGGAATATGATAAGTGCGTGGCGATCTCTACGGAAGCTTCCTTAAGAGAAATGATGCTGCCAGGCATGTTAACTATTGGTTTTCCATTGGTCATCGCATTTCTACCAATGATCTTTGGGATGGATAATCTCGCAATTGCTGAAATGCTTGGGGGCTATATGGCGGGGGTTACTGTGAGTGGTGTGCTTTGGGCTATCTTTCAGAATAACGCCGGAGGTGCCTGGGATAATGCCAAGAAATCTTTTGAAGCCGGAGTCATGATCAATGGGGAGATGACCTATAAAGGCTCTGATGCTCACAAGGCAGCAGTAACCGGTGATACGGTAGGAGATCCTTTCAAGGATACTTCAGGTCCTTCTATGAATATATTAATTAAATTAACCTGCCTTATCGGCCTGGTAATCGCACCAATTTTAGGTGGGCATACAGATGCTGACATTCCAAACCAGGAGGAAACTGTTGAGGTGATCTCTTTGGAAGGTTCTGTGATTTCAAAAGAAATTAGTTTGGAGAAAAATGATCTGGAAGATCTGGTAACTGCAAGGGTAGTGGTCACAAGTTCCTTAAATGGAAATGAGACCAGTGATACCTATGAATTTGAAGGCACAAGCCTGGAAGTGCAGAAAAAGATCGACGCACTATAG